The sequence CCCCGCCTCTCCCGTCACGCGCCCTCTTCCCGTCACCCGGTGTCCGCCGCCGGTCAGGCGGCGCACTCGCGGCAGACCGGCCGGCCGTTCTTCTCGGTGGCCAGCTGGCTGCGATGGTGCACCAGGAAGCAGCGCGTGCAGGTGAACTCGTCGGCCTGCCGAGGCACCACCCGGAAGGTGAGCTCCTCGTTCGACAGGTCGGCGCCCGGCAGCTCGGCGACCTCGCCGGCGTCCAGGTCCTCGTCGATGATGCTGGCCGCCTTGTCGGCGCGCCGGGCCTGGAGCTCCTGGAGGCTGTCCTCGCTCAGGTCGTCGTCTGTCTTGCGTGGGCTGTCGTAGTCGGTCGCCATCTTCTATCTCC is a genomic window of Actinomadura citrea containing:
- a CDS encoding DUF4193 domain-containing protein translates to MATDYDSPRKTDDDLSEDSLQELQARRADKAASIIDEDLDAGEVAELPGADLSNEELTFRVVPRQADEFTCTRCFLVHHRSQLATEKNGRPVCRECAA